In Flavobacterium okayamense, a single window of DNA contains:
- a CDS encoding four helix bundle protein encodes MITFQEKYKDNLILLKSFDFAKKIVLYSEALEENKKFVIANQLLKSGTSIGANIKEAQNSESKADFIHKMKIAMKEAEETEFWLFLCNELENYPNTESLLLEVFEILKITNKIISSSKKN; translated from the coding sequence ATGATAACATTTCAAGAAAAATACAAAGACAATTTAATTCTTTTAAAGTCGTTTGATTTTGCTAAAAAGATTGTTCTATATTCTGAAGCTTTAGAAGAAAACAAAAAGTTTGTAATTGCAAATCAATTATTAAAATCAGGGACTTCAATAGGCGCAAATATTAAAGAGGCTCAAAACTCTGAAAGTAAAGCAGATTTTATTCATAAGATGAAAATTGCAATGAAAGAAGCTGAAGAAACTGAGTTTTGGTTATTCCTTTGTAATGAATTAGAAAATTATCCAAATACAGAAAGTTTACTATTAGAAGTTTTTGAAATTCTAAAAATCACTAATAAAATCATTTCTTCATCGAAAAAAAATTGA
- a CDS encoding CoA transferase subunit B has protein sequence MLTKEDIAKRIAKEVKDGYYVNLGIGIPTLVANFVREDISVEFQSENGVLGMGPFPFEGEEDADIINAGKQTITTLPGASFFDSAFSFGMIRSQKVDLTILGAMEVSENGDIANWKIPGKMVKGMGGAMDLVASAENIIVAMMHVNKAGESKLLKRCSLPLTGVGCVKKIVTELAVLEVTPQGFKLLETAPGVTVEDVKKATEGTLIIEGNIPEMDLN, from the coding sequence ATGTTAACAAAAGAAGATATAGCAAAACGAATTGCTAAAGAAGTAAAAGACGGTTACTACGTAAATTTAGGAATCGGTATTCCTACATTGGTTGCGAACTTTGTTCGTGAAGATATTTCAGTAGAATTTCAATCGGAAAATGGTGTTTTAGGCATGGGTCCGTTTCCTTTTGAAGGAGAAGAAGATGCAGACATCATTAACGCTGGAAAACAAACCATTACTACATTACCAGGCGCAAGTTTCTTCGATTCTGCTTTTAGTTTCGGAATGATTCGTTCTCAAAAAGTAGATTTAACAATTTTAGGAGCTATGGAAGTTTCTGAAAATGGAGATATTGCCAACTGGAAAATTCCAGGAAAAATGGTAAAAGGAATGGGTGGCGCTATGGATTTAGTAGCTTCTGCTGAAAATATCATTGTAGCGATGATGCACGTGAATAAAGCAGGAGAATCAAAACTATTAAAACGTTGTTCATTACCTCTAACAGGTGTTGGTTGTGTAAAAAAAATCGTTACAGAATTAGCGGTTTTAGAAGTAACACCTCAAGGTTTTAAATTATTAGAAACTGCTCCAGGAGTTACTGTTGAAGATGTTAAAAAAGCAACAGAAGGTACGTTAATTATTGAAGGAAATATTCCTGAAATGGATCTTAATTAG
- a CDS encoding CoA transferase subunit A, whose product MISRKVNTVQEALQGIESGMTIMLGGFGLCGIPENSIAELVRMNVNNLTCISNNAGVDDFGLGLLLQKRQIKKMISSYVGENAEFERQMLSGELEVELTPQGTLAEKCRAAQAGIPAFFTPAGYGTEVAEGKEVREFNGKMHILEHAFKADFAIVKAWKGDEAGNLIFKGTARNFNAPMAGAGKITIAEVEELVPAGTLDPNEIHIPGIMVNRIFQGEKFEKRIEQRTVRKK is encoded by the coding sequence ATGATTTCTAGAAAAGTTAATACCGTGCAGGAAGCGCTTCAAGGAATTGAAAGCGGAATGACCATCATGTTGGGTGGTTTCGGACTTTGTGGTATTCCTGAAAATAGTATTGCCGAGCTAGTGCGTATGAATGTTAACAACCTAACTTGCATCTCAAACAATGCAGGTGTTGATGATTTCGGACTTGGTTTATTATTACAGAAAAGACAAATTAAAAAAATGATTTCTTCTTATGTAGGAGAAAATGCTGAGTTCGAACGCCAAATGCTTTCTGGTGAATTAGAAGTGGAACTAACACCTCAAGGAACATTAGCCGAAAAATGTCGCGCTGCACAAGCTGGAATCCCAGCCTTCTTTACTCCTGCTGGTTACGGAACTGAAGTTGCTGAAGGAAAAGAAGTTCGAGAATTCAATGGAAAAATGCACATTTTAGAACATGCTTTTAAAGCTGATTTCGCAATTGTAAAAGCATGGAAAGGTGATGAAGCAGGAAATTTAATTTTCAAAGGAACAGCACGTAATTTTAATGCGCCTATGGCAGGAGCTGGAAAAATTACAATAGCAGAAGTTGAAGAATTAGTTCCTGCAGGAACTTTAGATCCAAACGAAATTCATATTCCAGGAATTATGGTAAATAGAATTTTCCAAGGGGAGAAATTTGAAAAAAGAATTGAGCAACGAACAGTTCGAAAAAAGTAA
- a CDS encoding penicillin-binding protein 1A — protein sequence MATKKVENQDFSKYIKWFWKLFLGGIAFIILLFLFASWGLLGYMPSFEKLENPDSNVATEIISSDGEVLGKFYAENRVPVKFEDLSPNLVNALVATEDERFYEHSGIDARGTLRAVVMLGRDGGASTITQQLAKLLFHGERSKNKIVAITQKIKEWVIAVRLERQYTKKEILAMYLNEVDFVNHAIGINSAAKTYFNKNQKDLTIEESAVIIGMLTNPSRFNPNRFPERSTTRRNVVLGQLVRNEIINEKEFDSLKKLPVILDFKPESHNDGIATYFREYLRDYMKKWVKDHPKEDGTEYDIYRDGLKIYVTIDSKMQQYAEEAVEQHLTILQKKFFDLSKGKKNAPFINISNEETDRILKRGMKSSERWRLMKEEGKSEEEIIKSFDVKRKMKVFSWKGEKDTLMTPLDSIRYYKHFLQTGMMAMEPQTGHIKVWVGGINQKYFQYDHVGQGARQVGSTFKPFVYATAIEQLGMSPCDTIIDGPFTMPKGKWGISAAWSPTNSDGKYKGMVTLSQGLANSLNPVSAKLMDRIGPKAVINMARDLGVTSEIPEQPAIALGAVDITVEQMVGAFSTYANKGVYIKPTFITRIEDKNGIVLEQIIPESKDVMNQDVAYAIIKLLEGVTQSGTGQRLQWGGVSGLTQYDYKFSNPIAGKTGTSQNNSDGWFMGMVPNLATGIWVGNEDRSAHFRQTQFGQGACMALPIWGLFMDKCYKDKDLSVSKEAFERPKDLSIRVDCNKKVVDSTSIEEPGIEEFDF from the coding sequence ATGGCTACTAAAAAAGTTGAGAATCAAGATTTTTCAAAATACATTAAATGGTTTTGGAAATTATTTTTAGGAGGAATTGCCTTTATAATTTTATTATTTCTTTTTGCCTCTTGGGGACTTTTAGGCTACATGCCAAGTTTTGAAAAACTTGAAAATCCTGATTCAAACGTAGCAACAGAAATTATTTCTTCAGATGGTGAAGTTTTAGGTAAATTTTATGCTGAAAATAGAGTCCCGGTTAAATTTGAAGACTTATCTCCTAATCTTGTAAATGCTTTAGTAGCTACTGAAGACGAACGTTTTTATGAACATTCTGGTATTGATGCAAGAGGAACGCTTCGTGCTGTTGTTATGTTAGGTAGAGATGGTGGAGCAAGTACTATTACTCAGCAATTGGCCAAATTATTGTTTCATGGAGAGCGCTCAAAAAATAAAATTGTTGCAATAACTCAAAAAATTAAAGAATGGGTAATCGCAGTTCGCTTAGAACGTCAATATACCAAAAAAGAGATTTTAGCCATGTATCTAAACGAAGTTGATTTCGTTAATCATGCTATAGGTATTAATTCAGCAGCAAAAACTTATTTCAATAAAAATCAAAAAGATTTAACAATTGAAGAAAGTGCTGTAATAATTGGAATGTTAACCAATCCATCTCGTTTTAATCCTAATAGGTTTCCAGAGCGATCTACTACTCGAAGAAATGTTGTATTAGGTCAATTAGTCCGAAATGAAATCATAAACGAAAAAGAATTTGATTCGTTAAAAAAACTTCCAGTTATTTTAGACTTTAAGCCAGAAAGTCACAACGATGGTATTGCTACCTATTTTAGAGAATATCTTCGTGACTACATGAAAAAATGGGTAAAAGATCACCCTAAAGAAGATGGTACTGAATATGATATTTATCGTGATGGATTAAAAATATATGTAACTATAGACTCTAAAATGCAACAATATGCAGAAGAAGCTGTGGAACAACATTTGACGATACTTCAAAAGAAATTTTTTGATTTATCGAAAGGGAAAAAAAATGCGCCTTTCATAAACATTTCTAATGAAGAAACGGACAGAATATTAAAACGTGGTATGAAGTCTTCTGAAAGATGGCGTTTAATGAAAGAGGAAGGGAAATCAGAAGAAGAAATTATAAAATCATTCGATGTAAAACGAAAAATGAAAGTCTTCAGCTGGAAAGGCGAAAAAGACACTCTAATGACTCCTCTGGATTCTATTCGTTATTACAAGCATTTTTTACAAACTGGTATGATGGCAATGGAACCTCAAACTGGACATATAAAAGTTTGGGTTGGTGGTATCAATCAAAAGTATTTTCAATATGATCACGTAGGTCAAGGAGCACGTCAAGTTGGTTCTACTTTTAAACCCTTTGTTTACGCTACAGCCATAGAACAATTAGGCATGTCACCTTGTGACACTATTATTGATGGTCCTTTTACCATGCCAAAAGGGAAATGGGGTATTTCAGCTGCTTGGTCTCCAACAAACTCCGATGGAAAATATAAAGGAATGGTAACTTTGAGTCAAGGTTTAGCAAATTCATTAAACCCAGTGTCAGCTAAATTAATGGATAGAATAGGTCCAAAAGCTGTTATCAATATGGCTAGAGATTTAGGAGTAACTTCTGAAATTCCTGAACAACCTGCAATTGCATTAGGAGCGGTTGATATTACCGTAGAACAAATGGTAGGAGCATTTAGTACTTATGCAAATAAAGGTGTTTATATTAAGCCAACTTTCATTACACGCATTGAGGATAAAAATGGTATTGTTTTGGAGCAAATTATTCCAGAAAGCAAAGACGTAATGAATCAAGACGTTGCCTATGCCATTATAAAACTTTTAGAAGGTGTTACACAAAGTGGTACAGGTCAACGTTTACAATGGGGTGGTGTTAGCGGTTTAACGCAGTATGATTATAAGTTTTCCAATCCAATTGCTGGAAAAACTGGAACTTCTCAAAACAATTCCGATGGATGGTTTATGGGAATGGTCCCTAACCTAGCTACTGGGATTTGGGTAGGAAATGAAGATCGTTCGGCTCATTTTAGACAAACACAATTTGGTCAAGGCGCTTGTATGGCATTACCTATTTGGGGGCTTTTTATGGATAAATGTTATAAAGACAAAGATTTATCTGTATCTAAAGAAGCTTTTGAAAGACCTAAAGATTTATCAATACGTGTAGATTGTAATAAAAAAGTTGTAGACTCAACAAGTATTGAGGAACCTGGGATTGAAGAATTCGACTTTTGA
- a CDS encoding gliding motility lipoprotein GldH, which produces MVLKNNNYWFIVFLFVLFASCDKNRVFDEYKELDGSWSKNDTLHFEFEQNDTINPYNLFLNIRNNNEYPFNNLFVIVSLKNPENEVKIDTLEYQMANADGSLMGTGFSDVKESKLWYQENFVFKKLGKYQVDIVHALRESREINGLEKVNGVTEVGFRIEKTK; this is translated from the coding sequence ATGGTCCTAAAAAACAATAATTATTGGTTTATAGTTTTCCTTTTTGTTTTGTTCGCTTCTTGCGATAAAAATCGTGTTTTCGATGAATATAAAGAACTTGATGGTTCTTGGTCCAAAAACGATACACTTCATTTCGAATTTGAACAAAACGATACTATTAATCCGTACAATTTGTTTTTAAACATAAGAAACAACAACGAATATCCGTTTAATAATTTATTCGTTATTGTGTCTCTTAAAAATCCAGAAAACGAAGTTAAGATAGATACTCTAGAATACCAAATGGCAAATGCAGATGGTTCGTTGATGGGAACTGGATTTAGTGATGTAAAAGAAAGTAAACTTTGGTATCAAGAAAACTTTGTGTTTAAAAAATTAGGTAAATATCAAGTAGATATTGTTCATGCTTTAAGAGAATCAAGAGAAATTAATGGTCTTGAAAAAGTAAACGGTGTTACTGAAGTTGGTTTTAGAATAGAAAAAACAAAATAA
- a CDS encoding PSP1 domain-containing protein, with protein MACNNCSTGTQDGVPKGCNNKGSCGTGSCNKLTVFDWLSNMSLPQGQEQFDVVEIRFKNGRKDFYRNTEKLSLSMGDIVATETSPGHDVGIVSLAGELVKVQMKKKNVAFNAELPKVYRKASQKDIDIWSEARKKEEPVRMRARELAIALNLEMKISDVEFQGDGSKATFYYTANDRVDFRQLIKDFAREFSIRIEMKQVGFRQEAARLGGIGSCGRELCCSTWLTDFRSVNTSAARYQQLSLNPQKLAGQCGKLKCCLNYELDTYLDALKDFPDLDTKLYTEKGNANCQKVDIFKGLMWFSYENQASFWHVLTTEQVKEILALNAKKKKVEALEDFVVDIQKDEPKNFQNVVGQDDLNRFDKPTKKKRKSKKRKPNTSEGTKPNTPNTNTNNNNNRNKPSNKNRNNGPKKQ; from the coding sequence ATGGCATGTAATAATTGTTCCACTGGAACTCAAGATGGAGTTCCAAAAGGATGTAATAATAAAGGTTCTTGTGGCACCGGAAGCTGCAATAAATTAACAGTATTCGATTGGTTGTCTAATATGAGTTTACCTCAAGGTCAAGAACAGTTCGATGTCGTTGAAATCCGTTTTAAAAACGGAAGAAAAGACTTTTATCGAAATACTGAGAAACTTTCGCTTTCAATGGGTGATATCGTTGCAACTGAAACCTCACCAGGACACGATGTTGGTATTGTTTCATTGGCTGGTGAATTGGTCAAGGTACAAATGAAGAAGAAAAACGTTGCGTTTAACGCCGAACTTCCAAAAGTCTACCGTAAAGCTTCTCAAAAGGATATTGATATTTGGAGCGAAGCCAGAAAAAAAGAAGAACCTGTTCGCATGAGAGCTCGAGAGCTTGCTATTGCTTTAAATCTTGAAATGAAAATTTCTGATGTGGAATTTCAAGGTGATGGGTCTAAGGCAACTTTCTACTATACTGCAAATGATCGTGTTGATTTTCGTCAACTAATTAAAGATTTCGCAAGAGAATTTAGTATTCGTATTGAAATGAAACAAGTTGGTTTCCGTCAGGAAGCTGCTCGTTTAGGCGGAATTGGATCTTGTGGACGCGAACTGTGTTGCTCAACATGGTTAACCGATTTTAGAAGTGTAAACACTTCTGCAGCGAGATACCAACAGCTTTCTTTAAATCCTCAAAAATTAGCGGGTCAATGTGGAAAATTAAAATGTTGTTTAAATTATGAATTAGACACGTATTTAGACGCTTTAAAAGATTTTCCAGATTTAGACACTAAACTTTACACTGAAAAAGGAAATGCTAACTGTCAAAAAGTTGATATTTTCAAAGGATTAATGTGGTTTAGTTATGAGAATCAAGCTTCATTTTGGCATGTTCTAACTACAGAACAAGTAAAAGAGATTTTAGCACTTAATGCAAAAAAGAAAAAAGTAGAAGCACTAGAAGATTTTGTTGTTGACATTCAAAAAGATGAACCAAAAAACTTCCAAAATGTAGTAGGCCAAGACGATTTAAATCGTTTCGACAAACCAACGAAGAAAAAAAGAAAAAGTAAAAAGCGTAAGCCTAACACAAGTGAGGGAACTAAACCAAACACTCCTAACACAAACACAAACAACAATAACAACAGAAATAAACCTTCAAATAAAAACCGAAACAATGGTCCTAAAAAACAATAA
- a CDS encoding ferredoxin, whose amino-acid sequence MVIITLQRDKCIGCNYCVEFAPKQFQMSKKDGKTVLMKSVNTKGFHTLKSPDHTIVEACELAEKACPVNIISVKET is encoded by the coding sequence ATGGTTATCATTACTTTACAACGAGATAAGTGTATTGGTTGCAATTATTGTGTTGAATTTGCCCCTAAACAATTCCAAATGTCTAAAAAAGACGGAAAAACGGTTTTGATGAAATCGGTCAATACTAAAGGATTTCATACGCTAAAATCACCCGATCATACCATTGTAGAAGCTTGTGAATTAGCCGAAAAAGCTTGTCCAGTCAATATTATTTCGGTTAAAGAAACATAA
- a CDS encoding peptidase U32 family protein: MTTTGKIELMAPAGNFESLQAALDNGCDSVYFGVEQLNMRARASINFVLDDLPEIARRCQEKNVRTYLTLNTIIYDHDLSIVKTLLNKAKEANITAVIASDQAVIMTARSIGMEVHISTQVNVTNIETVKFYALFADTIVLSRELSLRQVKKITEQIEKEQVKGPSGNLVEIEIFGHGALCMAVSGKCYLSLHSHNSSANRGACKQNCRKKYTVIDQETGFEIEIDNEYMMSPKDLCTLDFLDQVIDTGIKVLKIEGRGRAPEYVATVIKTYREAIDSYYDGTFSQEKVAEWMEALNTVYNRGFWSGYYLGQKLGEWSKDPGSNATQKKVYIGKGMHYFPKASIAEFKIEAYDIKKGDKVLITGPTTGVQELVIEDMMVNDETSEKATKGDSLTVKLPFRIRLSDKMYKIVEA; encoded by the coding sequence ATGACTACTACAGGAAAAATAGAATTAATGGCACCTGCTGGTAATTTTGAATCCTTACAAGCAGCTTTAGACAACGGATGTGATTCTGTTTATTTTGGTGTAGAGCAATTAAATATGCGTGCACGCGCTTCTATCAATTTTGTCTTAGACGATTTACCGGAAATAGCGCGCCGCTGCCAAGAAAAAAACGTTAGAACTTACTTAACTTTAAATACTATTATCTACGATCACGATTTGTCGATTGTAAAAACACTTTTAAACAAAGCAAAAGAAGCTAATATTACAGCAGTTATTGCTTCTGACCAAGCGGTGATTATGACAGCTAGAAGCATTGGCATGGAAGTTCATATTTCTACTCAAGTTAATGTAACCAATATTGAAACGGTTAAATTTTACGCCCTATTTGCCGATACTATTGTACTTTCTCGTGAATTAAGTTTACGACAAGTAAAAAAAATTACTGAACAAATTGAAAAAGAACAAGTCAAAGGTCCAAGTGGCAATTTAGTAGAAATTGAAATTTTCGGTCATGGTGCTTTATGTATGGCTGTTTCAGGGAAATGTTATTTGAGTTTACACTCACATAATTCTTCTGCAAACCGTGGCGCCTGCAAACAAAATTGTCGTAAAAAATATACTGTTATCGATCAAGAAACTGGTTTTGAAATTGAAATCGATAACGAATACATGATGTCGCCAAAAGATTTATGTACACTTGATTTCTTAGACCAAGTAATTGATACTGGAATTAAAGTTTTAAAAATTGAAGGTCGCGGTCGTGCTCCAGAATATGTAGCAACGGTTATCAAAACCTATAGAGAAGCTATTGACTCATACTATGATGGGACATTTTCGCAAGAAAAAGTAGCAGAATGGATGGAGGCCTTAAATACAGTTTATAACAGAGGTTTTTGGAGTGGTTACTATTTAGGACAAAAATTAGGCGAATGGAGTAAAGATCCAGGAAGCAATGCCACACAAAAGAAAGTATACATTGGAAAAGGAATGCATTATTTTCCTAAAGCTAGTATTGCTGAATTTAAAATTGAAGCTTACGACATTAAAAAAGGAGATAAAGTTTTAATTACAGGTCCAACAACAGGTGTACAAGAATTGGTCATCGAAGATATGATGGTAAATGATGAGACTTCTGAAAAAGCAACCAAAGGTGATAGTTTAACTGTTAAGTTGCCATTTAGAATTCGTTTGTCGGACAAAATGTATAAAATTGTAGAAGCTTAA
- a CDS encoding rhodanese-related sulfurtransferase, with protein MQLYNTLSAEERARLIDEAGKERITLSFYAYAKIENPQQFRDDLFLAWNPLEALGRIYVAHEGINAQMSVPADQFEAFRNTLEQYDFMRGIRLNVAREQDDHSFLKLTIKVRHKIVADGLDDATFDVTNKGIHLKANEFNQLLEDPNTIVVDFRNHYESEVGHFKGAITPDVDTFRESLPIINDQLKDYKESKNLLMYCTGGIRCEKASAYFKHQGFKNVYQLEGGVIEYARQVKAENLESKFIGKNFVFDNRLGERITDDIISQCHQCGKPCDTHTNCANDGCHLLFIQCDECATKMDHCCSTECQEIIHMPLVEQINLRKGQSNSNKIFKKGKSEALKFKHSGALSDVSLAKAKPENDLTIRQKIATKKVLVGNGEHYYSKSQVALFLLSNKEIALGDSLLISGPTTGEVEFTLEKMLVNGTENSTAQAGDKITIELPFKIRKSDKLFKITKK; from the coding sequence ATGCAACTGTACAACACTTTAAGCGCAGAAGAACGTGCCCGTTTAATCGATGAAGCGGGAAAAGAAAGAATCACACTTTCGTTCTATGCGTATGCCAAAATTGAAAACCCACAACAGTTTCGCGACGATTTATTTTTAGCTTGGAATCCTTTAGAAGCTCTTGGTCGAATTTATGTTGCTCATGAAGGAATTAATGCTCAAATGAGTGTTCCTGCCGATCAATTTGAAGCGTTCAGAAATACTTTAGAACAATATGATTTCATGCGTGGCATTCGATTAAATGTGGCTCGCGAACAAGACGATCATTCTTTTTTAAAGTTAACCATAAAAGTACGTCATAAAATCGTTGCGGATGGATTAGACGATGCTACTTTTGATGTAACCAATAAAGGAATTCACTTAAAAGCGAATGAATTCAATCAATTATTAGAAGATCCAAATACCATTGTAGTCGATTTTCGTAACCATTATGAAAGTGAAGTTGGACATTTTAAAGGCGCTATCACTCCAGATGTAGATACATTTCGTGAAAGTTTACCTATCATTAATGACCAACTAAAAGACTACAAAGAATCAAAAAACTTATTGATGTATTGCACTGGAGGAATTCGTTGCGAAAAAGCTTCAGCTTATTTCAAACATCAAGGTTTTAAAAATGTATACCAGTTAGAAGGTGGTGTAATTGAATATGCTCGTCAGGTAAAAGCGGAAAATTTAGAAAGTAAATTCATTGGGAAAAATTTCGTTTTCGATAATCGTTTAGGCGAAAGAATTACCGACGATATCATTTCACAATGTCACCAATGCGGAAAACCATGCGATACTCATACCAATTGTGCTAACGACGGTTGTCACTTGTTATTTATTCAATGTGACGAATGTGCTACCAAAATGGATCATTGTTGTTCTACAGAATGTCAAGAAATCATTCATATGCCATTAGTGGAACAAATTAACTTACGAAAAGGACAAAGCAACAGCAATAAAATTTTCAAAAAAGGAAAATCTGAAGCTTTAAAATTCAAACATTCAGGTGCATTATCTGATGTTTCTTTAGCTAAAGCAAAACCAGAAAACGATTTAACTATTCGTCAAAAAATTGCTACTAAAAAAGTTTTAGTTGGTAATGGCGAACATTATTATTCTAAATCGCAAGTAGCCTTATTTTTACTTTCGAATAAAGAAATTGCACTTGGTGACTCTTTATTAATTTCAGGACCAACAACAGGCGAAGTTGAATTTACTTTGGAAAAAATGTTGGTTAATGGAACCGAAAATTCAACGGCTCAAGCAGGTGATAAAATCACTATTGAGTTGCCTTTTAAAATTAGAAAATCAGATAAACTATTTAAAATCACTAAGAAGTAA
- the recA gene encoding recombinase RecA gives MSSDKDAKLKALQLTLDKLDKTYGKGTVMKMGDSAIEEVETISSGSLGLDIALGVNGYPKGRIIEIYGPESSGKTTLTLHAIAEAQKAGGIAAFIDAEHAFDRFYAEKLGVDIDNLIISQPDNGEQALEIAESLIRSGAVDIVVIDSVAALTPKSEIEGDMGDSKMGLHARLMSQALRKLTGTIHKTNCTVFFINQLRDKIGVMFGNPETTTGGNALKFYASVRVDIRKSSQIKDGDNVIGNRAKVKIVKNKVAPPFRTAEFDIMYGEGVSKVGEILDLAVDYEIIKKSGSWFSYGDTKLGQGRDAVKSLIKDNPELMDELEEKIKEYLKAQA, from the coding sequence ATGAGTTCAGATAAAGATGCCAAATTAAAAGCCCTTCAATTAACGTTAGACAAATTAGACAAAACTTACGGTAAAGGAACTGTAATGAAAATGGGAGATTCTGCCATAGAAGAAGTAGAAACTATTTCTTCAGGCTCTCTAGGATTAGATATTGCTCTTGGAGTAAATGGATATCCAAAAGGTAGAATCATCGAAATTTACGGACCAGAATCGTCAGGTAAAACAACGTTAACCTTACACGCCATTGCTGAAGCTCAAAAAGCCGGTGGAATTGCAGCATTTATTGATGCAGAACACGCTTTTGATCGTTTTTATGCAGAAAAATTAGGAGTTGATATTGATAACTTAATTATTTCTCAGCCTGATAATGGTGAACAAGCCTTAGAAATTGCTGAAAGTTTAATTCGTTCGGGAGCAGTTGACATTGTTGTTATTGACTCGGTTGCTGCCTTAACGCCTAAGAGTGAAATTGAAGGCGACATGGGAGATAGTAAAATGGGATTACATGCTCGTTTAATGTCGCAAGCATTACGTAAGTTAACAGGAACAATACATAAAACAAATTGTACGGTTTTCTTCATCAACCAGCTGCGTGATAAAATTGGTGTAATGTTTGGAAATCCAGAAACAACGACAGGAGGTAATGCTTTAAAATTCTATGCTTCAGTTCGTGTTGATATTCGTAAATCATCTCAAATTAAAGATGGTGACAATGTAATTGGTAACAGAGCAAAAGTAAAAATTGTTAAAAATAAGGTTGCTCCACCTTTTAGAACGGCTGAATTTGACATTATGTATGGAGAAGGCGTTTCTAAAGTGGGAGAAATCCTAGATTTAGCTGTTGATTATGAGATTATAAAGAAAAGTGGATCATGGTTTAGCTATGGAGACACTAAACTAGGTCAAGGTAGAGACGCTGTTAAATCATTGATAAAAGATAATCCAGAATTAATGGATGAACTAGAAGAAAAGATAAAAGAATACCTTAAAGCACAAGCTTAA
- a CDS encoding lipoprotein, with protein sequence MKKIFFLLSLLLVLTSCNLDDEPKNEYVLLPVEDVVMPTEFNINEVNPILIKYRRPTTCHLYNGLYYNAEDYTRTVAISFVKLNENNCLDASEEGPYEVYLNFKPTEITTYHFKFWLGVNSDGQDEFLEYDVEVN encoded by the coding sequence ATGAAAAAAATATTTTTTTTGTTAAGTTTACTTTTAGTTCTGACATCTTGTAATTTAGATGATGAACCAAAAAACGAATATGTTTTATTGCCTGTAGAGGATGTAGTTATGCCAACTGAATTTAATATTAACGAGGTAAATCCTATTCTTATTAAGTATAGAAGACCAACAACATGTCACCTTTACAATGGACTGTATTACAATGCTGAAGATTACACAAGAACAGTAGCGATTAGTTTTGTAAAACTTAATGAGAATAATTGTTTAGATGCAAGTGAGGAAGGCCCTTATGAGGTTTATTTAAATTTTAAACCAACTGAAATAACAACATATCATTTTAAGTTTTGGTTGGGTGTAAATTCTGATGGACAAGATGAATTTTTAGAATATGATGTAGAAGTAAACTAA
- a CDS encoding RNA polymerase sigma factor gives MILEQIINDCKKGNRKAQEQVYRLLSPKIFAVCLKYSRNYEEAQDNLQEGFLLIFDKIEKFQFKGSFEGWAKRVVINYILQQYRDKRIFEIVSEQLPENDEVEIDDENISMDFLVRIIQELPDRYRLVFNLYVIDGYSHKEIAEMLTINEGTSKSNLARAKTILKEKIESYKNSFGSKAK, from the coding sequence TTGATACTAGAGCAAATCATAAATGATTGTAAGAAAGGAAATAGAAAGGCACAGGAACAAGTATATAGGCTATTAAGTCCAAAAATATTTGCTGTTTGTCTTAAATACTCTCGTAATTATGAGGAAGCTCAAGATAACTTACAAGAAGGTTTTCTGTTAATTTTTGATAAAATTGAAAAGTTTCAGTTTAAAGGCTCATTTGAAGGTTGGGCAAAAAGGGTAGTGATAAATTATATATTACAACAATACAGAGATAAAAGAATATTTGAGATTGTTTCAGAACAATTACCCGAGAATGATGAAGTAGAAATTGATGATGAAAATATATCTATGGATTTTTTAGTTAGAATTATTCAGGAACTTCCTGATAGATATAGATTAGTTTTCAATTTGTATGTAATTGACGGTTATTCACACAAAGAAATCGCAGAGATGTTAACTATAAATGAAGGCACATCTAAATCAAATTTAGCACGAGCTAAAACTATTTTAAAAGAAAAAATTGAAAGCTATAAAAATAGTTTTGGTTCAAAAGCAAAATAA